One genomic window of Trichlorobacter lovleyi includes the following:
- a CDS encoding sulfotransferase domain-containing protein, which translates to MRIVVAEYPKSGGSWLCNLLGELLHVPTRDIYVDANNPAPHIVIHPWYKGGTDFGLTPSCVIKSHEKPGSRLHDFEHATVHLLRDGRDVIVSRFCFEKEFCVLNGFNEKFDIPFNVFLTKTVLEWVDYVYSWQGKHQASCRYEKLIEDPVRTLKDLGHRLGFDFSQDAIESALEKHSKENMRASLSFFKGDFVRKGIVGDWKNLFDSTSKYIFKKHAGNLLMELGYEKDLNW; encoded by the coding sequence ATGAGAATAGTCGTGGCTGAGTACCCTAAATCCGGGGGCAGCTGGTTATGCAATCTGCTCGGAGAGCTCCTGCATGTGCCAACCCGCGATATTTATGTGGATGCCAACAACCCCGCTCCCCACATAGTAATTCACCCCTGGTATAAGGGAGGAACCGATTTCGGCTTAACTCCCTCCTGCGTTATAAAAAGTCATGAGAAACCTGGAAGCCGGCTGCATGATTTTGAACATGCAACCGTACATCTGCTGCGAGATGGCCGAGATGTAATAGTTTCCAGATTCTGCTTTGAGAAGGAGTTTTGTGTTCTTAATGGATTTAATGAAAAATTTGATATCCCTTTCAATGTTTTTTTGACAAAGACGGTCTTGGAATGGGTTGATTATGTGTATTCATGGCAGGGTAAGCATCAGGCGTCGTGTCGTTATGAAAAACTGATTGAAGACCCGGTCAGGACACTTAAGGATCTTGGGCACCGGCTTGGATTTGATTTTTCACAGGATGCTATTGAGTCCGCGCTGGAAAAACACTCTAAGGAAAATATGCGTGCCAGCCTCAGCTTTTTTAAAGGTGATTTTGTCAGAAAAGGAATAGTGGGTGACTGGAAAAATCTATTTGATAGCACGAGCAAATACATTTTTAAGAAACATGCAGGAAATCTATTGATGGAACTTGGCTATGAAAAAGATTTAAACTGGTGA
- a CDS encoding methyltransferase, TIGR04325 family, which translates to MLPEIVRRHILERNAVLGGRHRGERCFILVDGPAIKNLDLEPLKDEICITVSTIPVHFDFACIKPRYHCLPTFRPSITEAVWDDWIRSFTTALQLCHPDTVLLCPLADIKRNNRSSTPVEAETYYLDFSASPDFLLRQGIDLTQPVSGSQTAPVMALQAAVYMGFKDIYLLGHDHDWLVPLNISQDVDHQDAHGASVHDSRDRERHDGGLEKDGHSYLQLVQQYQAIRQAAARSGIAILNAAEGTLLDVFPRVAFGDLFADAALAAAPFQRKSNEYGFFGDFSTWAEAVQYAGRYDAPLIFERVKEAALQVKSGKAAYERDTVVFDTIPYEWIAPLAYWLPQIASEYDQALNLIDFGGSLGSTYFALRGYLAGVRELKWNIVEQAHFVEYGNAAISDSCLRFFSSMSECVQHQKPSIVLLSAVLEYLEKPYGFIEELLAYNFDYIIFDRTPFIAGDHDRLTVQFVSPEIYEASYPAWFFSKKKFLRLFTGQYEIVAGFSAQDSVNIPSTFEGFVFKRIAPKPAEASTADAAEWAHYNELGDFIRRIDTPANKQHFLADGCQTGEQQKELRTHRTVNSCLSEFSARHQLITIKNKPTYAIFEMSNRCNLHCSLCNTGAMRPHFPGVERGTMRFETFKAGLDKLLPEIESILLYNWGEPLLNNDLFRCIEYAKGYHVRTQLSTNMMLYTEETGLHLIQSGLDKLIVSCDGLDQATYQKYRSGGDLAKVVTSVENIILQKRRMRTLHPHIEMQCIVFAFNEHQMQPYEQFWLSKGVDTVNFIKMSYMSSYGRAKAQNNGYIPSHQDFQPHFPYGAMKSCSEPYNHVTIDWNGDWYTCCFPSGMREYRIGNIVTDDFWEIWNGEKYRYCRALLKNQISGDGYCETICHDCTGVFPSRDTKRYWLQETE; encoded by the coding sequence GTGCTTCCTGAAATAGTAAGACGGCATATACTCGAGCGAAATGCTGTGCTGGGTGGTCGCCATCGGGGTGAGCGTTGCTTTATACTTGTTGACGGGCCTGCAATAAAGAATCTGGATCTTGAACCGCTGAAGGATGAAATATGCATAACGGTCAGTACCATTCCTGTTCATTTCGACTTTGCTTGCATTAAACCCCGGTATCACTGTCTACCCACCTTCCGTCCGTCGATCACCGAGGCCGTCTGGGATGACTGGATCCGGTCATTCACCACTGCTCTTCAGCTGTGCCACCCGGACACGGTTCTGCTTTGCCCTTTAGCTGATATAAAAAGAAACAACAGAAGCAGCACCCCTGTCGAGGCAGAAACCTATTATCTGGATTTCTCAGCCTCTCCTGACTTTTTATTGCGGCAGGGGATTGACCTGACGCAGCCGGTTTCAGGATCTCAAACAGCTCCTGTCATGGCGCTTCAGGCGGCAGTGTATATGGGGTTTAAGGATATTTACCTGCTCGGGCACGATCATGACTGGCTCGTGCCGCTGAATATCAGTCAGGACGTTGATCATCAGGATGCACATGGGGCCAGTGTTCATGACAGCAGGGACAGGGAGAGGCACGATGGTGGCCTGGAAAAAGACGGCCACTCCTATCTTCAGCTGGTGCAACAGTATCAGGCAATCAGGCAGGCCGCTGCCCGGTCAGGAATTGCTATCTTGAATGCGGCTGAAGGCACTCTACTGGATGTTTTTCCAAGGGTTGCCTTTGGCGATTTGTTTGCTGACGCCGCTTTGGCTGCTGCGCCATTTCAAAGGAAAAGCAATGAATATGGGTTTTTCGGGGATTTTTCCACCTGGGCAGAAGCGGTGCAGTATGCGGGGCGTTATGATGCGCCCCTGATTTTTGAAAGGGTTAAAGAGGCCGCACTGCAGGTAAAGTCAGGCAAGGCTGCCTACGAACGAGACACGGTGGTCTTTGATACCATCCCTTATGAATGGATAGCACCGCTTGCGTACTGGCTGCCGCAGATCGCCTCTGAATATGACCAAGCTCTTAATCTGATAGATTTCGGAGGCTCACTGGGGAGTACCTACTTTGCCTTAAGGGGGTATCTGGCAGGAGTCAGGGAGTTAAAGTGGAATATCGTTGAGCAGGCTCATTTTGTCGAATATGGCAATGCCGCAATTTCCGATAGTTGTTTGAGATTCTTCAGCAGCATGTCTGAGTGCGTGCAACATCAAAAACCTTCAATTGTCCTGCTGTCCGCGGTGCTTGAGTATCTGGAGAAACCATACGGATTTATTGAGGAGCTGCTTGCTTATAACTTTGACTATATCATTTTTGACAGAACCCCCTTTATTGCAGGAGACCATGACCGTTTAACGGTGCAATTCGTGTCTCCTGAAATCTATGAGGCCTCCTATCCGGCATGGTTTTTCTCAAAAAAGAAATTTCTCCGGCTGTTTACCGGTCAATATGAGATAGTAGCAGGCTTTTCAGCACAGGATAGCGTTAACATCCCTTCAACCTTCGAGGGGTTCGTGTTTAAGCGTATTGCCCCAAAGCCCGCTGAGGCATCAACCGCAGATGCCGCTGAATGGGCTCACTACAATGAACTTGGCGATTTTATCAGGCGAATCGATACGCCTGCCAACAAACAACATTTTTTAGCAGATGGCTGTCAAACCGGAGAACAACAAAAAGAGTTGCGGACTCATCGTACGGTTAACTCCTGTTTAAGCGAGTTTTCTGCCCGGCACCAACTGATTACCATAAAAAACAAACCGACCTATGCCATCTTCGAGATGTCAAACCGATGCAACCTGCATTGTTCACTTTGTAATACCGGGGCAATGAGACCGCATTTCCCGGGCGTTGAACGGGGCACTATGCGGTTTGAGACCTTTAAGGCCGGCCTGGATAAGCTTTTGCCGGAGATCGAGTCAATTTTACTCTATAACTGGGGAGAGCCGCTTCTTAATAACGATCTGTTTCGATGCATTGAATACGCAAAGGGCTATCATGTCCGCACGCAGCTCAGTACCAACATGATGCTGTACACTGAAGAAACAGGTCTGCACCTGATTCAGTCAGGGCTTGATAAGCTGATTGTCTCATGTGATGGTCTCGACCAGGCAACCTATCAAAAATATCGTTCCGGTGGTGATTTGGCTAAGGTTGTGACGTCAGTTGAAAATATTATTCTGCAAAAACGCCGTATGCGTACACTGCACCCGCATATTGAAATGCAATGTATCGTCTTTGCCTTTAATGAACACCAGATGCAGCCGTATGAACAATTTTGGCTATCAAAAGGGGTGGATACGGTTAACTTCATAAAAATGTCGTATATGTCATCGTATGGTCGGGCCAAGGCGCAAAATAACGGCTACATACCGTCGCATCAGGATTTTCAACCACACTTTCCCTATGGGGCCATGAAGTCATGCTCAGAGCCTTA